In a single window of the Bactrocera dorsalis isolate Fly_Bdor chromosome 2, ASM2337382v1, whole genome shotgun sequence genome:
- the LOC105225870 gene encoding cadherin-89D isoform X2 → MYDGVSAESEGVRFIRLREDAEIGKEILLLRAYPRSAIALRSVDNSGDHKYFGLTELNTTTVRITLTRSIEDLVDRDVPRNLLKFRVVCAGKNEKLEEGSYISITVYIEDVNDNAPEFLNTPYIVDVDENTPPGTIVFEGIQAFDRDKPNTPNSEVHFSMSTVPEQLSADGSPYFSLKSPHRPLLILKKDLDFDNGIRLFKLPLFAWDRGTPANQVNTTITINIRDVDDLPPKFTEGVYRTKINEFYPMTGIPIRVPLYFSPPIMAFDQDSLNATLIYEIISGNERKLFRVNPNNGIMYLQKEVDLEEESLPGNTFVLQVEARQRENPLRKAVARIEVEVLDLNDNVPEFEADFYNISIVENLPTGFSVLQVNAIDRDQGENAEFLYQLTEEPEAADAFRIDARTGWITVNDDRLLDREQRKSLHLMVEAIERHPPYMPDVNLRKPGPSKVKVDITLLDTNDNTPKFENGNLYEFKVPITAPMGYKVGQVVALDPDEGPNGLLLYELQRPKGSGYIPFQLDTKNGTIYVNGPLRRGRIAVFVEASDQPTNPSERRFSLAVITIEVYATIDDQVIDFVGAPYEFWVGSNAPLGTSVGQVRTTLIYEGEDEIMYDLLHTYSEGVPFAIEERSGIITVIRELSEFTRKVYLFEAVANYLFANSTKALIMSRSSPPATTAPTPTELTDEGVLITNVTIHVVMKPENKIPMRPVIEEINMNVIHFHIEENIVGGIIGQLLYKNGVNVLNNELGTYRQFQTASNVTMGSRFRSRSRNTSSARMRSPRRLASDTNLKLRYIIANQQEVVNKISIAEDGTLLTLTGLDREEKDQYDLTVIVEYTTGLVSGAGIYQVTVEVDDVNDNAPKFNSLSYVGLINENSVSGTEISVNQPIQITDADLGKNAEFRLILQGDYSDQFTIDFYNASKDAQNKSRHALQTPATFSVFNLTDQWNEEFKFVEMQNMLMQSDIRLTSGPYFRVTYSGKRPLDREKDQIYKLKLIAIDTGGLTTYSHLNILVADVNDNAPIFERISVFKESKVEIREYTTDMEIYFVDNSAVQMMGMMSSAMVVPPYHIPGSPRLSSEFSFNNSFTDVRQQRGRRLRKRLSRGTGQSPIMKCPLFAIYENTPISTKVLQIMASDEDYGSNALVHYELAAEHVDRPIVGAQFSSRFTGARHFAIDKLSGELTVNYPLAANLDMLLNLTATDIDGLRDVTCLRFTVVDVNDHAPVFKKSWYSFDTEEGEYKDSVLGQVLAVDLDYGENSNISYSLSETDLPFKIKEHSGVIKITGLLDREVHPKYNFQVIATDNAEPLYRMSSTVDIEVNVIDINDNKPEFIGYDDVENAEKYIADLTDRTLTLPIYKAYLDRSTKPGMFVKQVNAIDKDYVGNGNGLVLYSILHQDIHNPIFQIDSRDGTITTVASFRSYNDYEHLNVTVVASDLGSPAHSSTAVVLINLQGQAVTEPTTDDTDPPNEQRNVTIFQHQYHEVQVLENNIAPLQLIKINITNGLKPEVFRWSLIIEETDEENFDAQPLFELDPKTTTLFALKSFDRELKSRYQLRVRADRLNREPRNYARISYPVTDERVDGLDPNECRIIVNIQDENDNEPRFKSAGQAIIAVVPRTATFGYPVTIVKAFDADEGLNAEIRYRLLNEPSRLFGIDELTGKIRLIGIIPMDQRVYGFDVKATDRGGADDGRSSIVNVFVYIIDEARQVRIVVAGKPVEVEQRIDALMHVLSEAIQMDVRVRLLEPHVGGLEPATDAYIYAVDFRTNAILEMEQLQELLAGLQLDALQLQQQQGKDGNYDHKKIMPRIIELAEFGQLTHNTPHSGNYISGLEIVSIVLIVLCGIGATMIALCFLCLRQKRSTIWTQPEFPSSETGLTYSVARTGLAVAGNRRQHRNRQRQLQHKQQHQHKQQQQQVQPYGKSVKTTSSFIPESVCSSSSHTPSTAVAASPHSEHQHKQQLHLQQPHNQLQSLHPAHQHSHHHPHSHNHALHSHLNHYAQSGHAQQQQQVSHQHLTDSQRQREYIDVPLPKSVAKLAASNRSTTMENEPTSLPFVLSYNVRQPVNNLSPSAYETSMFSLHSNGQDSGVDFRSSRELYETSPDSFKTSSPHSQNLKASELLCPRHAKHKHSNNNIASGSGCGGTTAIGNDSR, encoded by the exons ATGTACGATGGCGTCTCCGCGGAAAGCGAAGGTGTGCGCTTCATACGCTTACGAGAGGACGCTGAGATTGGCAAGGAAATACTGCTGCTGCGCGCCTACCCGCGTTCTGCCATAGCCTTGCGGAGTGTCGACAATTCCGGCGACCACAAATACTTTGGCCTCACCGAACTGAATACGACCACGGTGCGCATTACTTTAACACGTTCCATTGAGGACTTGGTGGATCGCGATGTGCCACGCAATTTGCTGAAATTTCGTGTCGTGTGTGCGGGTAAAAATGAAAAGCTCGAAGAG GGCAGTTACATATCGATAACCGTTTACATCGAAGATGTCAACGATAACGCACCGGAATTTCTCAACACACCCTACATCGTTGACGTGGATGAGAATACACCGCCGGGTACTATAGTCTTTGAGGGCATACAAGCATTCGATCGTGATAAACCGAATACACCCAACTCGGAAGTGCATTTCAGCATGTCCACAGTGCCAGAACAGCTATCGGCTGATGGCAGTCCATACTTTTCCTTGAAGAGTCCGCATCGCCCGCTGCTTATACTGAAGAAAGACTTGGATTTCGATAATGGCATACGGCTTTTCAAATTACCGCTATTCGCGTGGGATCGTGGCACTCCTGCTAACCAAGTTAATACAACAATCACCATTAATATACGCGATGTTGATGATCTGCCACCGAAATTTACCGAAGGCGTTTACCGCACGAAAATCAATGAGTTCTACCCAATGACG GGCATACCCATTCGAGTGCCACTTTACTTCTCACCGCCGATCATGGCGTTTGATCAGGACTCTCTAAATGCTACACTAATTTATGAGATCATTTCGGGCAACGAGCGTAAACTATTTCGTGTAAACCCCAATAATGGCATCATGTATCTTCAAAAAGAAGTCGATTTGGAGGAAGAAAGCTTGCCAGGGAATACATTCGTACTGCAGGTGGAGGCGCGCCAACGTGAAAATCCCTTGAGGAAGGCTGTTGCCAG AATCGAAGTGGAGGTACTCGATCTCAATGACAACGTACCAGAATTCGAAGCGGATTTCTACAACATCTCCATTGTTGAAAACTTACCCACCGGTTTTAGCGTGCTCCAAGTGAACGCCATCGATCGTGATCAAGGCGAGAATGCCGAATTTTTGTATCAACTAACCGAGGAGCCCGAAGCAGCGGATGCATTTCGAATTGACGCTAGAACCGGTTGGATCACAGTAAATGATGATCGACTGCTAGATCGTGAGCAACGGAAGTCCTTGCATCTAATGGTGGAAGCCATTGAGCGTCATCCACCTTATATGCCAGACGTCAATCTGCGCAAACCTGGTCCGAGTAAAGTCAAAGTGGACATTACGTTGCTGGATACAAATGATAACACGCCCAAATTCGAAAATGGCAATCTATATGAGTTCAAGGTACCGATAACGGCGCCGATGGGGTACAAAGTGGGGCAAGTCGTAGCATTGGACCCAGATGAGGGGCCGAACGGCCTACTATTATACGAACTACAACGACCGAAGGGCAGCGGTTATATACCATTTCAATTGGATACGAAAAACGGCACAATTTACGTCAACGGACCGTTAAGACGTGGACGTATAGCGGTATTTGTGGAAGCCAGCGATCAg cccACTAATCCATCAGAGCGTCGTTTCTCGTTAGCCGTGATTACGATTGAGGTTTATGCAACAATCGATGATCAAGTGATTGATTTTGTTGGAGCGCCTTATGAATTCTGGGTAGGCTCGAATGCTCCCTTAGGCACCTCTGTAGGCCAGGTACGCACCACCCTCATCTACGAAGGAGAAGATGAAATTATGTACGATCTTTTGCACACCTATTCCGAGGGCGTGCCTTTTGCCATCGAGGAACGTTCCGGAATTATTACAGTGATACGCGAATTATCCGAATTCACACGGAAGGTGTACCTCTTCGAAGCGGTAGCCAATTAT CTTTTCGCCAATTCCACCAAAGCGCTTATCATGTCGCGAAGCTCGCCACCTGCCACCACGGCACCCACCCCCACTGAGCTCACCGATGAAGGCGTACTTATAACCAATGTCACCATACATGTTGTCATGAAACCCGAGAATAAGATACCCATGCGACCCGTTATCGA GGAAATCAATATGAACGTAATTCACTTTCATATCGAGGAGAATATCGTTGGCGGCATTATTGGTCAGCTACTTTATAAAAACGGCGTTAACGTGCTGAACAACGAATTGGGCACCTATCGCCAATTCCAGACTGCCAGCAATGTGACGATGGGTAGTCGCTTTCGCAGTCGCAGTCGCAATACATCCTCAGCACGCATGCGCTCTCCCCGACGTCTGGCCAGTGACACGAACCTCAAACTACGATATATCATTGCGAACCAACAGGAAGTGGTTAACAAAATCAGCATCGCCGAAGATGGCACACTGCTCACACTAACCGGACTCGATCGCGAAGAAAAGGATCAGTATGATCTAACTGTGATCGTTGAGTACACAACCGGTTTGGTCAGTGGTGCCGGTATATATCAAGTGACCGTAGAGGTGGACGATGTAAACGACAATGCGCCCAAGTTCAATAGCTTGTCTTATGTGGGACTAATAAATGAGAATAGTGTTAGCGGCACAGAGATCTCTGTTAATCAGCCCATTCAAATTACCGATGCTGATTTGGGCAAGAACGCCGAGTTTCGCCTAATACTGCAAGGTGACTATAGCGACCAATTCACTATCGACTTCTACAATGCCAGCAAAGATGCGCAGAATAAGAGTCGACACGCGCTGCAAACGCCAGCCACTTTCAGCGTCTTCAATTTGACCGATCAATGGAATGAGGAGTTTAAATTCGTCGAAATGCAAAATATGCTTATGCAATCCGATATAAGATTGACAAGCGGTCCATACTTCCGTGTAACCTACAGTGGTAAGCGACCGCTGGATCGCGAGAAAGATCAGATCTATAAGCTCAAGCTAATCGCCATCGATACTGGCGGTTTGACCACATATTCTCATCTCAATATACTTGTGGCCGATGTTAACGACAACGCGCCCATTTTCGAACGTATCTCCGTCTTCAAAGAGTCGAAAGTGGAGATACGTGAATACACCACCGATatggaaatatattttgtggACAACTCAGCCGTTCAAATGATGGGCATGATGTCATCGGCAATGGTTGTGCCGCCCTATCATATACCAGGATCCCCACGTCTCAGTTCCGAGTTTAGCTTTAACAACAGTTTCACAGATGTACGCCAGCAGCGTGGACGACGCCTGCGCAAACGCTTAAGTCGTGGAACTGGACAAAGTCCAATTATGAAATGTCCATTATTTGCCATATATGAGAACACGCCCATCAGCACTAAAGTTCTCCAAATAATGGCGAGTGATGAAGATTATGGCAGCAATGCGCTGGTGCACTATGAGCTGGCCGCTGAACACGTGGATCGTCCCATAGTGGGCGCACAATTTTCTTCACGTTTCACAGGCGCTAGGCATTTTGCCATTGACAAGCTCAGTGGTGAGCTGACAGTCAATTATCCGTTAGCCGCAAATCTAGATATGCTGCTCAATCTTACCGCCACTGATATTGACGGACTCAGGGATGTCACTTGTTTACGATTTACAGTAGTCGATGTCAATGATCATGCGCCTGTTTTTAAGAAGTCATGGTACAGTTTCGACACGGAAGAGGGTGAATATAAAGACAGTGTTTTGGGGCAGGTATTAGCCGTGGATCTTGATTACGGTGAAAATTCAAACATATCATACAGTCTGAGTGAAACCGATTTGCCCTTCAAAATTAAAGAACATTCCGGAGTAATAAAGATCACTGGCTTATTGGATCGGGAAGTGCATCCCAAGTATAATTTTCAAGTTATTGCCACGGATAATGCCGAACCACTATATCGCATGTCCAGCACTGTTGATATAGAAGTTAACGTTATAGACATCAATGACAATAAGCCCGAGTTTATAGGTTACGATGATGTGGAGAATGCGGAAAAATATATTGCCGATCTAACAGATCGCACTTTAACTTTGCCGATTTACAAGGCTTATCTTGACCGCAGCACAAAGCCTGGCATGTTTGTAAAGCAAGTGAACGCTATCGATAAGGATTATGTTGGTAACGGTAATGGCTTGGTGCTCTACTCTATACTACACCAGGACATACACAATCCCATATTCCAGATAGATTCACGTGACGGCACAATCACAACTGTAGCAAGTTTCCGCAGCTACAATGATTATGAGCACTTAAATGTAACTGTGGTTGCCTCAGACTTGGGCAGTCCGGCTCACTCATCCACCGCCGTAGTATTGATAAATCTGCAAGGACAAGCTGTCACAGAACCCACCACAGACGACACAGATCCACCTAATGAACAGCGAAACGTCACCATATTTCAACATCAGTACCACGAAGTACAAGTGCTCGAGAATAATATAGCGCCACTTCAGCTAATTAAGATCAACATCACTAATGGACTTAAACCAGAAGTATTCCGTTGGAGCTTGATTATCGAAGAAACCGACGAAGAGAACTTCGATGCACAACCACTGTTTGAATTAGATCCGAAAACTACCACGTTGTTCGCCTTAAAATCCTTCGATCGTGAACTCAAAAGCCGTTATCAGTTACGTGTGCGAGCGGATCGTCTCAACCGTGAGCCACGCAATTATGCGCGTATTTCATATCCTGTTACTGACGAGCGTGTCGATGGCTTGGATCCGAACGAATGTCGCATCATTGTCAACATCCAAGATGAGAACGATAATGAACCGCGGTTCAAATCCGCCGGCCAGGCTATCATTGCAGTAGTGCCGCGCACGGCTACCTTTGGTTATCCGGTCACAATAGTGAAGGCTTTCGATGCAGACGAGGGACTAAATGCTGAAATACGCTATCGTTTGTTAAATGAGCCTTCCCGACTCTTTGGCATCGACGAGTTGACAGGTAAAATACGTCTTATCGGTATTATACCAATGGATCAGCGCGTTTACGGCTTCGATGTGAAAGCCACGGATCGTGGAGGCGCTGACGATGGACGCAGCAGTATCGTAAACGTTTTCGTGTACATCATTGATGAGGCGCGACAAGTGCGAATTGTGGTCGCTGGGAAGCCTGTCGAAGTGGAGCAACGAATCGATGCACTGATGCATGTGCTTAGTGAGGCTATACAAATGGACGTGCGTGTGCGTCTATTGGAACCACATGTGGGCGGACTTGAACCAGC CACCGATGCCTATATTTATGCAGTGGACTTCCGCACCAATGCCATTTTGGAAATGGAACAGTTGCAGGA ACTGCTTGCGGGCCTGCAACTAGACGCTCTgcaattgcaacagcaacaaggcAAGGATGGCAACTAcgatcacaaaaaaataatgccCCGCATCATTGAGCTCGCCGAATTCGGGCAACTGACACATAACACACCGCATTCGGGGAACTACATAAGCGGCCTGGAGATCGTCAGCATTGTCTTGATTGTACTGTGCGGCATCGGAGCCACAATGATAGCACTTTGCTTCCTGTGTCTGCGGCAGAAACG CAGCACCATTTGGACGCAGCCGGAATTTCCCTCATCGGAGACCGGTCTCACTTACAGTGTTGCACGTACCGGGCTTGCGGTAGCCGGCAACCGTCGTCAGCATCGCAATCGCCAACGCCAGCTGCAACATAAGCAACAGCACCAGcataaacagcaacaacaacaagtacaaccTTACGGTAAATCAGTCAAGACCACAAGTTCATTCATTCCAGAGTCGGTGTGCTCGTCCTCGTCGCACACACCGTCCACGGCTGTTGCTGCTTCGCCGCATAGTGAGCACCAGCATAAGCAACAACTACATCTCCAGCAGCCACATAATCAATTGCAATCGTTGCATCCAGCACACCAGCATTCACACCATCATCCGCACAGCCATAATCACGCGCTTCATTCGCATCTCAATCACTACGCGCAGAGTGGACAtgcgcagcagcaacaacaagtgtcCCACCAACATCTGACAGA CAGTCAGCGGCAGCGTGAATATATCGATGTGCCACTTCCCAAGTCCGTTGCCAAGTTAGCGGCGAGCAATCGCTCTACAACAATGGAGAACGAGCCCACGTCGCTGCCATTCGTGCTCTCCTACAATGTGCGCCAACCAGTGAATAATCT TTCACCCAGCGCATACGAGACCTCAATGTTTTCGCTGCACTCGAACGGTCAGGATTCGGGCGTTGACTTCCGCAGCAGTCGAGAGTTGTACGAAACGTCGCCGGACTCCTTCAAAACCAGTTCGCCGCATTCGCAGAATTTGAAGGCATCCGAATTGCTCTGCCCTAGACATGCCAAGCATAagcacagcaataacaacattgCGAGTGGGAGTGGCTGTGGCGGCACGACAGCGATCGGCAACGACAGCAGGTAA